A stretch of the bacterium genome encodes the following:
- a CDS encoding fibronectin type III domain-containing protein yields the protein MGKKISLTLWILIILGNFEAQANTTPQKMRITNLRDTQFTISWITATSTIGQINYGTTTTLVRSAYDDRGSMTLSYTHHITITKLIPLTTYYYDIISGESIDNNNGKHYSIITATSTIPSGSDVAWGTVTYENGTTNAEGAIIYIQLQDNDGQGNTGSSAYASTLVDLNGIWNIELVNIRTQDHNGLFAYSLWGDNLFIFGEGAGAGIFSKIIDTANDSPAPLQRLSFPPIIANIIEPASNTFLAGTVTIKAQAQDNESGIDKMELWVGTKTDCLLETDISAGIPGTTTSNLITTNYLDGIYDLFCVAIDHVGNRATSTIPYPITIDNTKPQTPTLVSITNGVLDGKLNLIWTPGTDTNLVGYKIHYGTESGTYTSIQNTGTIATTYTLGNLTNGICYYMAISAYDQAGNEGDKSNELFGIPTGPLANIRIIGATATITTDETLILCLKGYDGNWNLIGEVFGTWSVQGGIGTCSPAYGTSTVFAPTSVGSGTITATDGLHTDTMTITIKHGTVTAINLHPLTISLTADEFATFTAIASDSDGNTWTVTSETTFSAEKGTFTNNVYNPKEVGTWTITGTTNGIIGTATVVVTSGAFTNLTLNVFQTMTTTYAPFTLTVTLTDSDGNPYTGQMVMTNTTQSIIPDQINLTNGIWTGTAAITISPNNGLDIITVYYGAIKKSATITVFVDAQQGGTVTIPGVEIVFGPQTLGTTNATVHIATSTTATPPQGIQFIEAVYNIELKDESGTKIQPIGSVTLRFDYPDNPKPGDGWIDGTNIREENLVIYHWNNITWTALTTYHHGTENYVWTYISHFSTFTVGGTPT from the coding sequence ATGGGAAAAAAAATAAGTCTAACACTCTGGATATTGATTATTCTGGGGAATTTTGAGGCTCAGGCAAATACTACGCCTCAAAAGATGAGGATAACTAATCTGCGCGATACACAATTTACTATCTCGTGGATTACCGCTACATCGACTATTGGCCAGATTAACTATGGCACGACTACTACTCTCGTAAGGAGCGCTTATGATGATAGAGGAAGTATGACTTTAAGCTATACACATCATATCACCATCACAAAACTAATACCGCTGACAACTTATTACTATGATATTATAAGTGGAGAGAGTATAGACAATAATAATGGTAAACATTATTCTATCATTACCGCGACATCAACAATTCCTTCTGGAAGTGATGTTGCCTGGGGAACAGTTACTTATGAGAATGGAACGACTAACGCGGAAGGAGCGATTATCTATATTCAACTTCAAGACAATGATGGCCAGGGAAATACCGGCAGTTCTGCTTATGCCTCTACATTAGTGGATTTAAATGGGATTTGGAACATAGAGCTGGTTAATATCAGAACCCAGGACCATAATGGTTTATTTGCCTATTCGCTCTGGGGAGATAATCTTTTTATTTTTGGTGAGGGGGCTGGGGCAGGCATTTTTTCTAAGATAATAGATACGGCCAATGACTCACCTGCACCACTACAAAGACTATCATTTCCACCGATAATAGCTAATATTATTGAACCAGCTTCAAATACATTCCTTGCCGGCACAGTAACGATAAAAGCTCAGGCACAGGATAATGAATCAGGGATAGATAAAATGGAATTATGGGTTGGAACAAAGACTGATTGTCTCCTGGAAACAGATATATCTGCGGGTATCCCGGGCACAACAACCTCAAATCTTATCACCACTAATTATCTGGATGGTATCTATGACCTTTTTTGTGTGGCCATAGACCATGTTGGCAATAGAGCGACCTCAACGATTCCCTATCCCATAACTATTGATAACACAAAACCACAAACACCAACTTTAGTTTCTATTACCAACGGTGTTCTGGATGGCAAACTCAATCTTATTTGGACACCAGGCACAGATACAAACTTAGTTGGCTACAAGATCCACTACGGCACAGAATCAGGCACATACACCTCAATCCAGAACACGGGCACAATTGCAACAACATACACATTAGGCAATTTAACCAATGGCATTTGCTACTATATGGCTATCTCTGCTTATGACCAGGCAGGAAATGAGGGAGATAAATCCAATGAACTTTTTGGAATACCCACAGGTCCGCTGGCAAACATCAGGATAATAGGTGCAACAGCCACAATAACCACAGATGAAACATTAATTCTCTGTCTTAAGGGATATGATGGAAATTGGAATTTAATAGGGGAGGTTTTTGGCACCTGGTCTGTCCAGGGTGGAATTGGTACCTGCAGTCCTGCTTACGGCACATCCACGGTCTTTGCCCCAACAAGTGTAGGCAGTGGCACCATCACCGCCACGGATGGCTTACATACAGATACAATGACAATAACCATTAAACATGGCACAGTAACCGCCATCAACCTTCACCCATTAACCATCAGTCTTACTGCCGATGAATTTGCTACCTTTACTGCCATTGCCAGTGATTCTGATGGCAATACCTGGACAGTTACCTCAGAAACAACATTCTCTGCTGAAAAAGGCACATTTACCAATAATGTTTATAACCCCAAAGAGGTAGGCACATGGACAATAACAGGGACAACAAACGGGATAATAGGAACAGCCACAGTGGTTGTTACATCAGGTGCATTTACCAATCTTACCCTGAATGTCTTTCAAACAATGACCACAACTTATGCTCCATTTACATTAACTGTCACTTTAACCGATAGCGATGGAAATCCCTACACAGGACAGATGGTCATGACCAATACGACACAATCTATTATTCCTGACCAGATTAATTTAACCAATGGTATCTGGACAGGGACAGCGGCGATTACCATTTCCCCAAATAATGGTTTAGATATAATCACTGTCTATTATGGAGCTATAAAGAAATCAGCCACAATTACAGTTTTTGTAGATGCCCAACAGGGAGGGACAGTTACAATCCCGGGGGTAGAGATAGTATTTGGCCCGCAAACCCTTGGAACAACAAATGCAACTGTTCATATTGCTACATCAACAACAGCCACTCCTCCACAAGGCATTCAGTTTATAGAAGCTGTTTATAACATAGAGCTTAAAGATGAATCTGGAACAAAGATACAACCAATAGGTTC
- a CDS encoding fibronectin type III domain-containing protein gives MRGISLIIGIFLLLTNLESYGATPQKVKVSNIRDTQFTISWITDVPEIGRVNYGTYSALGETGYDDEGSQSLSSIHYVTIIKLTPQTTYFYQIISGTLTMEMSSVTTGISILPVGSDVAYGQVFKEPGNPLNKGGICYLRLKDIDGLDSKGDSQLVSTLVDENGYWSMELVNIREANLKNLFKYSNVMDKLYIYVEGGNEGNSEQIVSTYDDSPAPDIILGR, from the coding sequence ATGAGAGGAATAAGTTTAATTATAGGAATATTTCTTTTATTGACTAATTTAGAGAGCTACGGAGCTACCCCTCAAAAGGTGAAAGTAAGTAATATTAGAGATACACAGTTTACCATTTCCTGGATAACTGATGTGCCAGAAATAGGCAGGGTTAATTATGGGACATATTCTGCTTTAGGAGAAACCGGCTATGATGACGAGGGCAGTCAATCCTTGAGTAGCATACATTATGTCACCATTATCAAACTTACACCGCAGACAACTTACTTTTATCAAATTATCAGTGGGACACTAACTATGGAGATGAGTAGTGTCACTACCGGAATCTCAATATTGCCCGTAGGTTCTGATGTTGCCTATGGACAGGTATTCAAAGAACCAGGAAATCCCTTGAATAAAGGGGGGATATGCTATCTCAGGCTAAAAGATATTGATGGGTTGGATAGCAAAGGCGATTCTCAATTAGTATCAACATTAGTAGATGAAAATGGTTATTGGTCAATGGAGCTGGTCAACATCAGAGAGGCTAATCTAAAAAATCTGTTCAAATACTCTAATGTTATGGATAAACTTTACATTTATGTAGAAGGTGGTAATGAAGGTAATTCTGAGCAAATAGTGAGTACTTATGATGATTCACCAGCACCGGATATAATTTTAGGGAGGTAA